The following proteins are co-located in the Solanum pennellii chromosome 8, SPENNV200 genome:
- the LOC107027866 gene encoding uncharacterized protein LOC107027866, with protein MKYLHGHVYNVFCESTCFGKHMQMHQCLARGQIHRCCMALELNCSSRQAFVMRVNGSTLRFTLREFALISGLNCVNEETDFIFDQSEPNSFMEKYFEGVKLIRKIDIMRSFHRKVWGENDQDGLKFAILYFIQTVIFSGERSTKKVPRLYFDLVESGRYTQFPWGKKAFYLLIKSLSKKLNGKKQFYRIGGMPIVFQVWLFECSSSNDFQVAQKVDDHIPRLLNWQTTNESRRYKKLMNTIFSDVNNKIKFRNITPNQRELAVLQLPPEGIENQAPPQYSDSSDDEIDDEIIDTDDDQREGSCDDKDSEDDFQAPPPQAVKVKRKENVGSSTSPLRKRTKKLVTGGSKQDAKKLEPRIALKQPMKKNAESKKRTSGPEVKGWVKELSDFRKEVKQEFVEIRNLINDNFKTVLAAINSKRDEQEAEHSDDHVVPPKSNDEDGYTPPYTFNKESPTNQVLVSQCEKLESGNSETLKDSNDSKSTTVVPHTINTTDGIYPNSDDHEVFCINTPVRNLIEVDYELSAPRPTIPRVNQPSFVFDIPPQKVLGVSEKSHEDDVEQMPCPVPIRILDHMKVTTDSQFELDDQLMPSLNSIKSSIAPHSTVIKGHTEQLPTTIAGCITTKADQSTIDVQLGTNGENLMIDQPISNNEQTPLPTRRNRRPGPYNTSPYLTNFRSSAGTVFHYFNTFVNAYDVLILL; from the exons ATGAAGTATTTACATGGACATGTATACAATGTATTCTGTGAAAGCACCTGCTTTGGTAAACATATGCAAATGCATCAATGTCTTGCTCGCGGACAAATACATAGGTGTTGCATGGCGTTAGAACTCAACTGTAGTTCTCGCCAAGCATTTGTAATGCGTGTAAATGGATCTACGTTGCGTTTCACTTTGAGAGAATTTGCTTTGATCAGTGGATTAAATTGTGTCAACGAAGAAACTGATTTCATCTTTGATCAGTCAGAACCAAATAGTTTcatggaaaaatattttgagggtGTTAAGTTGATCAGAAAAATTGATATAATGAGGAGTTTTCATCGAAAAGTGTGGGGGGAGAACGATCAGGATGGCCTGAAGTTTGCAATTTTATACTTCATTCAGACAGTGATTTTTTCCGGTGAAAGATCAACAAAAAAAGTTCCTAGATTATATTTTGATCTAGTCGAAAGTGGAAGGTACACCCAGTTTCCATGGGGGAAAAAAGCTTTCTATTTGCTGATAAAGAGCCTGAGCAAGAAGTTAAATGGTAAAAAGCAATTTTACAGAATTGGGGGAATGCCTATTGTATTCCAAGTATGGTTGTTTGAGTGCAGCTCGAGTAATGATTTCCAGGTCGCTCAAAAGGTTGATGACCATATTCCAAGGTTGCTCAACTGGCAGACGACCAATGAGAGTCGTAGATACAAGAAACTTATGAACACCATATTCAGTGATGTTAATAACAAG ATTAAATTCAGGAACATTACACCAAATCAAAGGGAACTTGCAGTATTGCAACTGCCACCGGAGGGTATCGAAAATCAAGCTCCACCTCAGTATTCAGATTCATCAGATGATGAGATAGATGATGAAATAATTGATACAGATGATGATCAACGAGAGGGAAGCTGTGACGACAAAGATTCTGAAGATGATTTTCAAGCACCTCCCCCACAAGCAGTAAAGGTCAAAAGGAAGGAAAATGTTGGTTCCTCAACGTCGCCTCTTAGAAAAAGGACAAAGAAGCTGGTGACTGGTGGATCAAAACAGGATGCAAAAAAATTGGAACCTCGAATTGCTCTTAAACAGCCGATGAAAAAGAATGCTGAGTCAAAAAAG aGAACAAGCGGACCTGAAGTGAAAGGCTGGGTGAAAGAGCTGTCAGATTTCAGAAAAGAA GTTAAACAAGAGTTTGTTGAAATTCGCAATTTGATCAACGACAACTTCAAAACTGTTCTGGCAGCCATCAATTCAAAACGGGATGAGCAGGAG GCAGAGCATTCTGATGATCATGTTGTCCCTCCAaaatcaaatgatgaagatggGTATACACCACCATACACTTTCAATAAAGAATCTCCAACAAATCAAGTTCTTGTATCTCAGTGTGAAAAATTGGAATCTGGAAATTCAGAG acACTCAAGGATTCAAACGACAGTAAATCAACAACTGTTGTGCCCCAT acaaTCAACACTACAGATGGAATATATCCCAACTCCGATGATCATGAG GTTTTTTGTATCAACACCCCTGTTCGAAATCTGATTGAAGTGGATTATGAGTTAAGTGCACCAAGACCTACAATTCCTAGa GTAAATCAACCAAGTTTTGTATTTGATATACCCCCACAAAAAGTGCTTGGAGTATCTGAAAAATCTCATGAGGATGATGTTGAACAAATGCCATGTCCAGTCCCTATCCGGATTTTGGATCACATGAAAGTGACAACCGATTCACAGTTTGAATTGGACGATCAATTAATGCCTAGTCTCAACTCTATAAAGAGTAGCATCGCACCACATTCAACTGTGATAAAAGGGCACACCGAACAGCTGCCAACAACAATTGCAGGATGCATTACAACAAAGGCAGATCAGTCCACTATCGATGTCCAATTGGGTACGAACGGTGAAAATTTGATGATAGATCAACCTATCAGCAATAACGAACAGACGCCATTACCTACGCGTAGGAATAGACGTCCAGGTCCTTATAATACATCTCCGTATCTGACCAATTTTAGATCATCTGCTGGTACAGTATTCCATTATTTTAATACTTTTGTTAat
- the LOC107028732 gene encoding protein NRT1/ PTR FAMILY 6.3-like encodes MSLPDTQHDTKTLPDAWDYKGRPALRSSSGGWSSAAMILGIEAVERLTTLGIAVNLVTYLTGTMHLGNASSANNVTNFLGTSFMLTLLGGFVADTFLGRYLTIGIFTTIQAMGVTILTISTIIPSLRPPKCELGSSTCIPASGKQLMVLYVALYMTALGTGGLKSSVSGFGSDQFDETDKKERGQMIKFFNWFFFFINVGSLGAVTILVYIQDNLGREWGYGICACAIVIGLVIFLLGTRKYRFKKLVGSPLTQIASVFVAALRKKHLELPSDPSLLFNIDDIPGDGNKKAKQRLPHSKEYRFLDKAAIKVNDVESAGFTVVNKWNLSTLTDVEEVKLVLRMLPTWATTIMFWTVYAQMTTFSVSQATTMDRHIGKFEIPPASLTLFFVGSILVTCVFYDRVVVPITKRVLNNPQGLSPLQRIAVGLVLSIIAMIAAALTEVKRLNVAHLHGLTNDANAMIPLSVFWLVPQFLLVGAGEAFTYIGQLDFFLRECPKGMKTMSTGLFLSTLSLGFFVSSILVTIVHKVTGDKPWLADNLNQGRLYDFYWLLAILSVLNLMIFLFFSRRYVYKEKRLAEVGIEMEDSGPACH; translated from the exons atgtcacttcCTGATACACAACATGACACAAAAACTCTCCCAGATGCTTGGGATTACAAAGGTCGACCAGCTCTTCGTTCCTCGTCCGGCGGTTGGTCTAGCGCCGCGATGATATTAG GGATTGAGGCGGTGGAGAGGCTAACAACACTAGGTATAGCGGTAAACCTTGTGACATATTTGACTGGAACAATGCATTTAGGAAATGCAAGTTCAGCCAACAACGTTACAAATTTTCTTGGGACTTCATTTATGTTAACTTTACTTGGTGGATTTGTAGCCGACACTTTCCTTGGACG gTACCTTACAATTGGTATCTTTACTACTATTCAAGCTATG GGTGTTACGATCTTGACCATTTCAACTATAATCCCAAGCCTCCGACCACCAAAGTGTGAGCTAGGTAGTTCAACATGCATCCCCGCAAGTGGCAAACAACTCATGGTCCTATACGTCGCGCTATACATGACCGCACTCGGGACCGGGGGTTTAAAATCCAGCGTGTCCGGGTTCGGGTCGGACCAATTTGATGAAACGgacaaaaaagaaagaggacAAATGATAAAATTCTTCAATTGGTTCTTTTTCTTTATCAACGTGGGATCACTAGGTGCAGTGACAATATTAGTGTACATTCAAGATAATTTGGGAAGAGAATGGGGTTATGGAATTTGTGCTTGTGCTATCGTTATCGGTTTGGTGATTTTTCTATTGGGAACTAGAAAATATCGGTTTAAGAAACTTGTGGGGAGTCCATTGACACAAATTGCTTCCGTTTTTGTGGCTGCTTTGAGGAAAAAACATTTGGAATTACCTTCTGATCCTTCACTTCTTTTCAATATTGATGATATTCCTGGTGATGGAAATAAAAAAGCTAAACAAAGGTTGCCACACAGCAAAGAGTACCG TTTCTTGGACAAGGCTGCTATTAAGGTAAATGACGTTGAATCTGCTGGATTTACCGTGGTAAATAAATGGAATTTATCTACTTTAACTGATGTTGAAGAGGTAAAATTGGTGCTTAGAATGTTACCAACATGGGCCACAACTATAATGTTTTGGACTGTCTATGCCCAAATGACAACATTTTCCGTATCACAAGCTACAACAATGGATCGTCACATCGGAAAATTCGAAATCCCTCCGGCGTCGTTGACGCTATTTTTCGTCGGAAGTATCCTCGTAACATGTGTCTTCTACGATCGTGTAGTTGTACCAATTACTAAACGTGTCCTCAACAATCCTCAGGGGCTAAGCCCACTGCAACGTATTGCAGTAGGCTTAGTCCTATCGATTATAGCTATGATTGCGGCCGCGTTGACCGAAGTGAAAAGATTAAACGTGGCACATTTGCATGGATTGACTAATGATGCTAATGCTATGATACCATTGAGTGTTTTTTGGTTAGTGCCACAATTTTTACTAGTAGGTGCAGGTGAAGCATTTACATATATTGGACAACTTGATTTCTTTTTAAGAGAATGTCCAAAAGGGATGAAAACAATGAGTACAGGGTTGTTTTTGAGTACACTTTCACTTGGATTTTTCGTTAGTTCCATTTTGGTGACAATTGTGCACAAAGTAACGGGGGATAAACCATGGTTAGCTGATAATTTGAACCAAGGAAGGTTATATGATTTCTATTGGCTATTGGCAATATTGAGTGTgttgaatttgatgattttcttgtttttttcgAGACGATACGTGTACAAGGAAAAGAGGCTAGCTGAGGTTGGGATTGAAATGGAGGATTCAGGACCAGCTTGTCACTAA